The following nucleotide sequence is from Trifolium pratense cultivar HEN17-A07 linkage group LG2, ARS_RC_1.1, whole genome shotgun sequence.
GAGACACCCCTAGGAGTGGAGAACTTAGATAAAGGGCCCGATTTTTCGGGAGTGTGGGAGCTTCCAAATGGAAAAACCCCAATTTCCTGGGCAGAGAAGGGGAATACGTCAAGCCACAATGTCATTAGCATAGGAGTAGGGGAACATTTTAATGCCTATATAAAGGGAGTTCTACTGTAAATTGACATTATGTCGTTCTCATTCTCTGAATACAAACAGAAGGTTTAATGCATTTTATAGATCTTCTATAGTTTTAAATGTGCTTGTGAAAAGGTATTAGCATACTTCTAGGAACTGGGTCAAATTATCCAATGGCGCAAAACAATGCTACTTagcattttaagaaaatatcaGTAAACAAAAATTAGGCTGTCAAATTAAGGTTTTTGATGTCTCTGCTGTGACTGGTTGAAGCCGCATTGGCAGAATTTGATCGGGATGATTACAGAGTGGACCATAACCACTGATAGTCAGTCACATAAGTGATGTTACTTTCATGCTCCAATGCCATGGTTCATAATTGGGATTATAGCATACTTATCTTCTAGCAACTAGGTCGCTTATTCAATTAGACAAAACAAATTCTTTATGCTACTAACTAACTAAGAATTTGTAGAAAAAGTTCGACAAACACATTTTGAGTGGTCACATTAAGGTTTTTGTCTCTGCGATCATAATTGAAGCCACACCAGCAACATTTGATCGTGATTCTCCCCTATATCAACAATTATGACGCAACTGCGATTTAAAACATTTGCTACTTACAAAATTCAATAGAAGTTTAACTCTTCACCAAATTCTATCTTAAATATCCAATCTCAATCACCCTAACCGAGACAGACACATGGACACCACTAATAATTAAAGAAATGGAAATGATTGAATGTAACTAGATATGTCAGTGCCGTGTCAGTGTCAGTGCAATGACACATCACACATGGACACAAGTAATCATTTAAGAAACGAAAGTGACTGAATGTAAATACATGTGTCGGTGTGCGGTATTAGTGTCGGTGCACTGAGCTGTGCAAAccattattaataatttaagaaatggAATTGATCGAATGTAACTACATGAGTCAGTGTCGTGTAAGTGCCAATGACCAAAAACTAATTGAGCAATTTTGAACCACACAAAGGTAGATAGCATATCATCTTATGTACAGATTCATACAATCACCCACATAAACATCCAAACCTCAAAAACCCACAACAAATAAACAAGAACACAAAAGAAAcacttcaaaagaaagaaactaaCCTAATGTACAGGTCAGTGACATCAAGAGATAGCTGAGCATGCCAATCACCCTTATTCACAAGCCACAATGCCCTATCATCCTTACTCTGATTAAACCCCAAACTCTTCAACCATGCTTCAATACAAGGCAAACTATGTGAGTAAAGAGGTTTAGTCTTATCGGGTAGTTTCTGAAGCCACTCATCTTCTGGGTTTGATGGTTCTTCTGACTCTGATGATGAAGTTTCAGGTGACTTGCAGAAAACTATGGTGGTGATGGGTTTTCTGAGGGAAATGGAAAgtggattttgaaaaagaagtGGTTTTGTGAAATGGGTTGTGTGAAAGATTGGATTTTGTGAATGGAATGAAGAGATTGAAGAATAACAAGAAGGGAATGAGAATGAGATGATATTGGTGTTTGTGAATGTTGAGGATGAAATGGTGAACatgttttttgttattttgatgatgatgtttttttttctttggttttttGTGTGACGGTTTTGGTTATTTGTGTGATGAATTTGGAAgaaaagaagatgatgaaggaaatGGGATTTTGGACAATGGAGTTTGAGACTTTGAGTAGAGTAGGATTTGTAGAAGACTGTTTGAGTGTTATCCTACAAAGGGGTGTTTTAGTTttagggtaattttgtcatattaaagaatttggctaaattgcaatttttgtcgccacattttttaattgtgcgattttagtCCCCATGTTTACCCATTTGCATTTCTTGGTtccgttgactattttgacaaaaaattaatgacatggAATTTTGGTGACACATGTCTTAATTTTATTGGCCAacctataaaaaatattttttttttaaaaaaaaaaattaagaaatttaagGAAGGTCACGTGATAttcttttgttaaaatattaatctaaaattaaaaaacaaaaatattttttttggtaaaaatatttttttttaggttgtCTAATAAAATTAAGACATGTGTCACCAAAAtttcatgtcatcaattttttttgtcaaaatagtcaaagggaccaagaaatgcaaaagtgACAAACGTGGAGGACTAAAATCGCTCGTTTGAAACTAGGGGGactaaaatcgcacaattaggaAACgcgggggaccaaaactgcaatttagccaaagAATTTTGATAGTGGACtggtcatgaataacattataaataatatgattttttaaaaattt
It contains:
- the LOC123905779 gene encoding uncharacterized protein LOC123905779 — translated: MFTISSSTFTNTNIISFSFPSCYSSISSFHSQNPIFHTTHFTKPLLFQNPLSISLRKPITTIVFCKSPETSSSESEEPSNPEDEWLQKLPDKTKPLYSHSLPCIEAWLKSLGFNQSKDDRALWLVNKGDWHAQLSLDVTDLYIRYLKSGPGNLEKDVERRFSYALSREDIENAVLGGP